Part of the Loxodonta africana isolate mLoxAfr1 chromosome 15, mLoxAfr1.hap2, whole genome shotgun sequence genome is shown below.
gtaccacaaacttggtgtcTTAAAACCACACCAATTTATTATGCCATAGTTTCTGCAGTCGGGAGTATAGGCGGGGCTTAGCTTAGTCCTTTGCTTATGGTCTCACAAGACTGCAATCAAGGTGTTCACTAGGATGTGTTCTCATCTGGAGGCTTGAAGGTggaagaatccacttccaagctcactcaggcTTTTGGAAGAATTCATTTCTTACCTTCCTGAGGTACAGTTGTTCCAAAGTTTGCACTTAAAAGTACTGCGGATTTAGAGTTGTCCCTGAAAATAGGTTTGGAGTAGGGGGTAGGGTTGACAGGTGTGGAATCCTGGTTAACATTAAGATTTGGGTTAGAACTACACATGTGGTCATGCCATGCATCATGGCCTCCCTCCTGTAGAACCAAGGCCTGCATCTTCACGGTGCCTTGAGAGTGCCCTTGGTGGGTGTGTCTATCTGCTGTCTTGAAGGGGCTGGGGGGCAGGGCCCTGCAGGGATGGAGGCAGTAGTAAATTGGTGGCCCTTGTGGAGATGGGTGCATAGGTGAAGGATGAAGGCAGTAGATCTACTGCAAGCCCTTGACATTTTTTTAAGAGCACACAGAGAAGTTGGTGAGACCAGGGGTATGCACATGAATCCACTGCTGTCTCTATTAAAGAACAAGCAGTGAAACAAAAATTACAAAGGAGAGTTTAGAGGAGGGATAGGCAGGCCTGGTTCTGAGGTGGCCTAGGAGGCTTTACAGAGGAAAAGGGCTTTGAAGGATGAATTTGGACTGCATATGTGTTTGTGAGTCTACAAGAGGGGCTGTATCTTTTTGTTATGTGTGCAAGTCAGCTTTGTATGTGCTTGTGTATTTCtgcctgtgtctacttgagtatTTCCGACCCAGGGGGTTCCCTGGTCTATGTAGATGTGTATTTCTGGTCAAAGTTTCTTCGTACTCTGTAGTATTTCTGTGTGGCATCTTTGAATCTGTGTCTTTGTCTTTATGTACGTGTGTGACTGGATGTCTGTATGTCCACGTGTTATTTACTGTGTGTAGTGAGATCCTAGTCTGACGTCTGTCTTTAATCATCCTTCCCACTCCTGAGTGTACTGCAGCTGCCAGTAATATTTACCTGAATGATAGGTTTCCCTTCCCGTGGTCTGGATTCCCACCGGTAAGACTATCTGCCCAGGGTCCTGACCCTGTGGCCACTGTACAGGCTTGACCTTGGAAGTAAAACATTCTGGAAAGCCCCCAGCATGCCCCTTGCCTGGCCATGGACCCAGAGAAGTTACTGTGGAGGAGAGATACAAATCGGGGAAAGGAGGCTGTTGGCAGAACCCATCCCTCCTTCTTGGAATGGatatctttctctgtctccttctcagGGCCCCTTCTTCCCCTGTGCTCTCATACAGACCAAGTATTCAGGGGCCTGACCTCAGTGTCTCTGGGGATGGGAATGGACATCTCTTAGCAAGCCCAGCCAGGTGTGTCAGGGATTTGGTACAGTCTCTCAGCACCTTACCTGTCTGAATGGTGCCCTTTCTCCATCTGTCCACTCTAACTCGAGAttgtccttcctcctttcctatcCCTACGGTGGACACAGGAACCTTCTTAGCCTTTCTTTCATGATAGCCCTGGCTAATGCCATAGGCCCCTGAGCACAGGTAGAGCATTAGGGCTTGATGGCCAGTAAAAGAGCAGAGGCCCAGTGACCTCTCTCATGGTGCAGAAAATAGCATCTCAGTGGGGTCTTACCCTCTCACTCCTGTGCTCAGTGTGTTTTTGTCCTTCCCTGGATGGGACAGGGTGAGCATGTACAAAATGAGTCAGgcatggtccctgtcctcaaggactCAGCGATTCACAGGCAGAACTATGTTTGGAGAAGACATACTTCTCTTACTACTGTTACTCAGTACCCTAAGTTACGTTTATAGAATTCTCAAGTACTCACCCAGACACCCAGAAAACCCAAAGGAAGGGCTGTAGAAGGTCAGGGCTGTTCACCATGACATGTTACGTCAAAGGCCCAGTGGTGAACTCCAAAGATCCCGAGCAAGCAGTGATGTATTCCAAGCATGTACCACCACTTCTGGGGTATAGTACATTTTTGGAGTTTGTGCCCTGCCCTAAAGCATTTATTTTGCTCTTATTTTAACTCTCTTGAGCactggggggaggaggaaggtaGGGGCTGTGCAAGGGTTGTGGGATAGGATGAGCAAAGCTACATCCACACAACAACATCCTGCATGAGTTCATAGGCTCTCACCCTGTCTCTTCTCAGCTCTTGATTTTGCTGAGAACTCATAATCCTGAAGGTATTGGTTCCAGCTAATCTCACTGGCCCAGCCCTTTGGCACAGGACTTTGGTCAGCATCATGAGCCCATGCTGGGGTGGGGCAGGTAGGAGCCTGCGGGGACCACGGGAAGGACCTGCTCCACCGTATGTCAGGATGTGTGCACACTAACCCTTGCTTCCCACCTGACGCTGTTTTGACCCTTTTGAGTCACTTCCCTTCACTCTtgccttcctctgtttctctctctgttctgtgGCTCTCTATCCAACTCCCACCAGGCAGGGAGGATATGCCTGCCACAAGACCTCCTTTGGTCTCCTTCGGGGATGCATTAGTAAAACACGTAGAAAATGTTGGCATGGCAGGCCTAGGGCTTGTGCCTGCCTCCTCTGGTGGCCACAATAGGAGCTGGGACCCCATGCTTTAGGCAGAGAATCACCATTCTCAACAGGGATACATCCATGCTTCTTCCCATCCTGGTTTTTCTGCATCCTCTCAGTGGACACTTTATGCTAAGCAGTGGAATCCTATAGAGGAAgtgagtgcagccaccacctcctcctgGTTTGATGGGATGGTGAGTGATCCTGGCTTTCCTTAGGAACCAGTGAGGCAGGGGTATCCCACAGTCCCCTGTACCACATCATCAAGAAGCCACATTTCCTGCtctttctccagctcttggcTTCTCTGTGGTAGGTCAGAGGAGGACACAGGGATGGTACCTTTTGAAGGCTACTAGGTGGTGGCCAAAATAGTAGTCTATCTCACATGCTTAGGGCaacctctttgtctttttgtttcccagttctttcttcctggcCCCAAACCTCACTGGTCACTGAAGGCTAGGATGCCACATCTGCCCTCTTTCTGCATCGCTAGGCCCATGTTCTTTGTCAGGCGCATAAATCTCAGAGTTTGCTTACCTCCCTCCATCAAGAGCACTCAGGCTGTGGGTTGACTTTCTGGCTCTGGACTTTTTTTAATTCCGAAAAACCCAGCTTTTCGCCATTATCATGCCCTGGTCAGGAGCATGGTGTGCTGTCCCAGGTGTTCATACTACCATTTACATTCTTTCCctactggcttccttccctggcAGCCTTAGGGCTGGGGGACAAACCTCTCTACCTTCTACTCTGATCTTCATTCTAGTAGGCATTCCTTCCATGTAGCTGAAAGGCACTGGAGATGGGAAACAGGCAAAAGGGCCACAGCAGGCTCCCAGATTGTTTGAAAGATCTTGTTAGTACCAACcagggagcagagaggggagatTCTGTATTTTGGTTTTGACCTCTGTCATACAAACTGCTTTTTCGAATCTCAAAAGCACATCTTCAAGGATGAAGCACCGTGGCACTCCCCTAAAAACCTTCCAGATTGCAGGCGTATATATGTATCAGCCATCAATTAATGATTTTTGCCTATGGGTGGGCAAACAATGCATTGATTTCCAGACCACTCCTTCTTGTCAGTACTGTTGTCATGGGGTTCAAGATTATCATGGGAAGCTTTGACTGAACTCCAGCCTGACCTTTACCCTCAGTGTACCTTAGACAAGTGCCTTGCCTTCTCTACTCAAGTCCCTTTATCCACAGTCCAGGATAGGGCTGGGAGGAGTTATGTGGAATGCTAACACATCTGAACTGTGGGTTGAAGGTTATTGTCTAATAGAAAAGACTGTATACCTCCCGCTCAACCTTTAACATATCACAAGGAGACAAGAAGGAACAAGCAGGCATGTATCTTTGCCTAGGGATATATTTGGGCTATGCTTTGCACAACCTGTACATTAAAGAAAATGACAATACAGGGATTTGATACCCTACAGACTCTTTTAATGAACTGGATCTTCTTGAAGAAAGCAGTGTTTTTCTCTGAAGTAAGGGTTGGGACGTATGGTGGGTTCTCAGGTTGGGTGGCACAAGCCTCTCGAGGATGGTGCCAAGCAGCTGTGGAGGTGGCCCAGCATAGAGCCAGAGCAAAGATGATGAGAGTAGTGCCAGAGCTGATTGTCTGGGGCCTCCAGGCCATCCGAGAAGGCCAGGCTCACCTGTTTCTCAGTGGGGAGAAATTGGGCTTCGGATCCTTTGTTGTCTTCTCTGTCTTAGCTTGTCCCACAGGCCTTTGGCTGGGGCCAGGCTCTTCTTAAGACGATTTTTTCGCGTTTTGGTCACTTTctcctctgaggaaaacatggaTTTCTCATCTACTGTCTTGGAACGAATACAGCTAAAAATGCACTTCACCTTATTTCTTAAGCCAGGTTCTGGAAGGCCAGGGCTCTTCTGAGTATGGGCTAGTCTCATTCCCTCCTCTGAGATCTCATTCCACAAAGGTTTGTCCTGCAAAGGCTTACCCTGAATTAGTGGGCCCAGCGAAGACCGGCCCTGTGAAGCCTGGGGCACCACAGGCTGGGCAGTCCCAGGAATCCTGCCTGGTTCTGTAATGACATTCAGGTTGCTTTCACTGTCCTCCACATCATTCTTCTCAGAATCTTTCCCCCCAAGAGCCCCTGGAGGTAGTTTTGGGAGCTTAAACTGAGGACAGTACTGAGGACTGTGCTGAGAGGGGGCTGGAATATCAAAGCTCACACTCCTTTGCCAGGGACCTCGGGGTGTCCTGTTCACAGATAACCCTGCTGGCTTCTGGTCTTCAGCAGGGGGTCTGTTTTCTGCAGGTGAGGGCAGCCCAAACCCTGGATTCCATTCTGTAGTGTCCCCTTGTGGTTTCGGTTTCCGTGGGTACTCTTTCTTCACTGCCAGTGtgggtacttgggctgagtcattggtcttgctgGGGACTTGAGACTCAGGGCAGCAGGCCTCTTCCAGGCTGGAGCTGTTCACTCTGGCTTCTAGCTGAGCACAAAGCTCCTGGACATCTGCCATGTCCCTGCTGAGATGTGAGATCTTGGAGACCCAGTGGATAGAACCATGGGGCCCTGCTCTGGAACTGCcttgtttctttctctcctgtactgTCTTCACCTCAAAAATCGGCTGTTTTCTGAGGCAGATCAATTCTGGATCTGGGGCATATGGACTGTTTGGTGGGATATGGAgtttctggagccatgttttccctTCACTGTTTAGACTCCCAgatgcctcctgtgtgggtaattTCTCTGAGACTACTACAGTttggttccgagactcccttGCTTTTATGGGAATTCCCATCTGTATTTCTAGGaccttttttctcagatggaaatttagttcggtcaagatgggtgttttgagtgcctttagaATAGCAGCATTTGTTTGACTTTCTAGATGCACCATCTCCTTTGTTTGTTCCTCCTGCACCTCAGCAAGGAACTCCTGTGCACCATCAGCACCAGTCTCGTCGTCTTGAAGACCTGGCCCAGGACTTCTGCACTGTTCTTCGTAGGAGATCATCTCAGTCAGAGGCTCTGGTGTGATTTCAACAGGCTCAGGCATTATCTCTGCAATTTCAGATTGGCTAGTGATTGGCAGGCCTGTGGCCTTGGAGGGAGCCAAATAATAGAGATCAGGCAGCCCTGACAGGAAGGCTAGATGTTTGTCCTGTAAATTAGTTCCCAGCTTCTCCACGGGTCCCTTGGGCAGGGATCTGGACAGCTTAGTGTGGTCAATGACAGCACCTGGTGAGGTCTGTGAGGGCACAACTTTCTGATATATCTCAGGATCAGTTGCTGCCTTCAGCTCTAAGAGCTTGTTTTCTGGAATGCAGGCGTACTGAGCTACCTCCATATTCCCCAGAATTCCACAGTCCTGGCAGATAAATATATGGGCAATGACAGTGCCCTGGAGGGTCTGCCAACATTTGTAATCGATGTGGTTCTGCACTATTGCTTTGGTCTGGGTGAGCAAGTGTGGCATGGAGTCTAACACTGGGGCCAATGTGAGTGAGGTCATGTCACTAACCCCACTGACCTCTGGGGCTACAGACCAGGAGACATTCACATTGTCCAAGGCTTTACTGCTCAAGAGCAGAGGCTGTTGGTCAGCACGGGACAGGAGCAATGCAGTGGACTGCTTGATCCTCTGAGACATGCCACCGTGCTGGGGAATTAACTGCTTTTGGAGGTGGAACTCCAGCAGCCTCTGGGCATGGTCCGGGAAGAAGGGTAGTTCCCCCCTGAGGAGTGAGATGGGCTTCCTGGACCAGGAAGATCTCAGGGTCTCTGGAGACTGGGTTGTGTCACCGGTCTTATATTGCATGAGACTCTGGGCATCCTGAGATCTCTCGAAAGCAGCTGGCAATTGCCACCTAACCTGGAGCTGCCTCTGCAGGAGGTTCCACTCCAACACTTTGAACTTGGCCAGAGCCCGAAATGGGATATTGATCTGGTTTCGTTGATGGTCAGTTGGAGACACCAAATTTGGGACAGATGTGGAAGAAGGTGAAGCTGACTGGGGTGGATTATTAGTCAAGAGCAGGAGGAAGGAGtgctcattgaagaaaaaaagaacattcaaggGAAATTGGGGTATGTACCTGTTTGTGGAAATCCCTTGAACCTCAATGTCAGTGACAAGCAAGGACTCACTGGTTAGACAAGAGAAGCTGCAGAATTGCTGGCTGTGCTTCTGCTTCAGACGATCACCTGAGTCTTCAGCCTGTCTCTCAGGCTGTGGATAGAGGCTATTTAGAACTTTAAGGGCTGGAGAGGGCAAGGCCAGAGCCAGAGGGCTTGGGGTTTTCTGGCAGTGGCAGCTTTGATATTGGTCCCTGATGGACCACTTAAAAAGCCAGAAGGCCTGAGTAGGCTGGCTGAGCATACAGGAACCCCAAGTCTTGTGGGAAATGGTCCCAGTTGTTTCAACACAAGCATTCAAATTATAATTCATAAACTGCCTCAGAGACTCTTCCACATGCCTGGGGCGTACGCACCTCTGGAAATGCATCCATTTTTTTACATGGACCTCAAGAAACCTGAGAAGTTCAGGACTGAGTAATGGGAGGTGGGCGGGAAAGATAGTGACCGTATGTATTGCTATAGCATGTGTCAGATTCGTGAGGTCTGTGGTCAGgaacagcagagagacatgggatctCAAGGGCTGCTGGCCTTGGTTCCCATGGAAAAATTTGTGGTTGCTATACAGCATCTCTTGCTGGTTCACAGGAACTCTGGTCTCCCCAAGGCTTGAAGAAGGTATAGTTCCTGGGTTCCTGGGCACATCTGGCAGTTGAAATACCTTCCCTAGCTGCAGGTGTTCATCCCAGTGATCTCGGATGATGACCACACTGGTTGATGGGGCAGCCGTCTGGGTTAAGGATTTCTGATCCGTTAATTGTAATAGTGTGGAGGTTACGGATGCCGATAAAAGTTCTCTGGAGTTCTTGGAACGCAGTTGCAGACTCTGCTTAGACACTCCAGAGATGGACAGAATTTCTAGGCAAGAAGAGGGTTGTGAGGTCCCTGCCGAAGTAGGGGTGTTCAGGGTGTTTTCACCTGTCACCAATTGTTGAATGTCCAGAGCCATGGCATTGGAGACCGGATAGTAGAGGTCTGCATATAGGAGCTGCAACACACGTCCTTCTCGAGGAAGCCAGGCCTGCCTGGAAAGGGACGCATGGCAACCGTTACTGATGCAGTGTCATCTGCCTCCTTGGAAGAGTGTGGTCTGGgggattggtctttcctttcCCCTAGGCCTGTAAGCCCTGGGCCTACCCCTGGGAATCTCCCACTTTGCTTGTTAGGCCTGGCTGAGCTGAGGCTCTTGGTCATGTTGGGCAAGGTCACagacagctgctgggtgggcagggccctcagataggactgggaggtagggtgaattctctgctgaactctgttGAGAAGCTGAACTAGAAGGGAACAAAGCAGGTGAGGGTGTCAGGTAGTTAGCAGAATGGCCATCACCAGGCACATCACCAAGTATAACCTAGAGTCAGTCTCATTTGGGGCTATGAAAACAATGTCCGTTATCCATATTTGTGGATAATGACATCTTTGTGCGAATACTGTATTCTAGGGACTGTGGATTGTCCCTGGTGCTATATACAGCATCTCTTGGGGACTAGTCCTGTCCTCTGGAGATCTTATTAGGAGGATAAGATGACAGGCTTCTGTCTGAAGACTGTCCTAGTGAGTGACCTCCCTATGTTTCCAGGCCAAGACAGACTCAGAGGAGTCTGCCTTTGAAAGGATGTAGAAGCAAAAGGAATATGACAGTGATGACTTAATTATGCAAAATCCAGACTCTAGGCCGAATAACGTGTCTCCTTGCTGAGTTCCACTTCATGTAGAATCTTTTATAAATTACGTACTAGTCAGACCTGAAGTCCAGGAATAATGTGACTTTTTTAGCATAGAGTAGATTGGGAGACTGTTCTCTCCTGTGATGTCTGACCACTTCTGTCCTGGCAACTGTCTCAACCAGTGAACCAGCCTCTCTCATGTATGGTTCCCTCCCATGCATTGTCCCTCTCCTCTTCCTTGTccctggccaaactgagaaatcATCACAGCCCAGGCTGGGACTTGGGAGACAACAAAGGACAGAGAGCAAGAGATCACCTTTTTGGGACAGCGAGACCCTTTTGGAGTTTTTCAGCTTCTTCCTTAGAAGGTCTCCTAGCTGAAGAACCAGGAAACAGTGTTACATGGACAGGAGAGGGTAGGGGCATTCTATAGGAAGCTAGTAATGAGGCCTTGGACTCTCAGTAAAGGAGACTAAAGGCTTCAAGAGTCAGGCTCCAAGGCATGTGTGTGTATAGCTTAAACATTTACACTATGTATCTCATTCCTAATCTCATTTGATGTTCACAATCACAGTGTGAGTGCAGCAGGATCATCAGTGTTATGCCTGTTTTATGGATAATAAGACTGAGACGTGGAATGGCTTCCACAGTGTCATAAAAACTAGTAAATAACACAGTTAAGGACCTCTGTCTTATTTCCTCATTCCCAGCAGGTTAAGGTAGAGAAATCTGGACATGTCCAGGCTCTGATTTCCTATCCAAGGAAGTTTCTATAAGAAATTGTCAATTTGGGGAACTTCAGCCTTTAGTGGTTAAAGTAGCTTGCTCCTGGCACTAAGGGATAGGGTTAGTATCTGTGAGAACCTCGCTCACGGTGAAGGGGA
Proteins encoded:
- the LOC135227702 gene encoding protein SPATA31F1-like, coding for MAKAAAVGPCMTDCKLLRLQALFSELGSATEALTTLSGQLTEKSHETRTLNLQTKEPNPMRQAWLPREGRVLQLLYADLYYPVSNAMALDIQQLVTGENTLNTPTSAGTSQPSSCLEILSISGVSKQSLQLRSKNSRELLSASVTSTLLQLTDQKSLTQTAAPSTSVVIIRDHWDEHLQLGKVFQLPDVPRNPGTIPSSSLGETRVPVNQQEMLYSNHKFFHGNQGQQPLRSHVSLLFLTTDLTNLTHAIAIHTVTIFPAHLPLLSPELLRFLEVHVKKWMHFQRCVRPRHVEESLRQFMNYNLNACVETTGTISHKTWGSCMLSQPTQAFWLFKWSIRDQYQSCHCQKTPSPLALALPSPALKVLNSLYPQPERQAEDSGDRLKQKHSQQFCSFSCLTSESLLVTDIEVQGISTNRYIPQFPLNVLFFFNEHSFLLLLTNNPPQSASPSSTSVPNLVSPTDHQRNQINIPFRALAKFKVLEWNLLQRQLQVRWQLPAAFERSQDAQSLMQYKTGDTTQSPETLRSSWSRKPISLLRGELPFFPDHAQRLLEFHLQKQLIPQHGGMSQRIKQSTALLLSRADQQPLLLSSKALDNVNVSWSVAPEVSGVSDMTSLTLAPVLDSMPHLLTQTKAIVQNHIDYKCWQTLQGTVIAHIFICQDCGILGNMEVAQYACIPENKLLELKAATDPEIYQKVVPSQTSPGAVIDHTKLSRSLPKGPVEKLGTNLQDKHLAFLSGLPDLYYLAPSKATGLPITSQSEIAEIMPEPVEITPEPLTEMISYEEQCRSPGPGLQDDETGADGAQEFLAEVQEEQTKEMVHLESQTNAAILKALKTPILTELNFHLRKKVLEIQMGIPIKARESRNQTVVVSEKLPTQEASGSLNSEGKTWLQKLHIPPNSPYAPDPELICLRKQPIFEVKTVQERKKQGSSRAGPHGSIHWVSKISHLSRDMADVQELCAQLEARVNSSSLEEACCPESQVPSKTNDSAQVPTLAVKKEYPRKPKPQGDTTEWNPGFGLPSPAENRPPAEDQKPAGLSVNRTPRGPWQRSVSFDIPAPSQHSPQYCPQFKLPKLPPGALGGKDSEKNDVEDSESNLNVITEPGRIPGTAQPVVPQASQGRSSLGPLIQGKPLQDKPLWNEISEEGMRLAHTQKSPGLPEPGLRNKVKCIFSCIRSKTVDEKSMFSSEEKVTKTRKNRLKKSLAPAKGLWDKLRQRRQQRIRSPISPH